Proteins from a single region of Hordeum vulgare subsp. vulgare chromosome 6H, MorexV3_pseudomolecules_assembly, whole genome shotgun sequence:
- the LOC123402598 gene encoding protein DCL, chloroplastic, protein MQFPPSPARPMAAAAAVSSSAPAVSCLRLVLPGFSGLVHASLLAGRARGRGVSVRSGAAPPDPAAMLRRPAAATTAADEREADADAKLGSPVDDEEPEEGRRRGPQREWVDWEDLILEDTVPLVGFVRMILHSGKYSSGERLSPEHEKAILERLLPYHPQYEKKIGCGIDYITLGLHPEFENSRCLFIVRTDGEQVDFSFWKCIKGLIRQKYPLYADSFILRHFRRRQDY, encoded by the exons ATGCAGTTTCCCCCGTCGCCCGCGCGCCCCATGGCCGCGGCCGCGGCCGTGTCCTCCTCCGCGCCCGCCGTGTCCTGCCTGCGCCTCGTCCTCCCCGGCTTCAGCGGCCTCGTCCATGCCTCCCTACTCGCGGGCCGCGCCCGCGGCCGAGGGGTGTCGGTGAGGTCGGGCGCGGCCCCGCCCGACCCGGCGGCCATGCTGCGGCGGCCGGCCGCCGCCACGACGGCCGCGGATGAGCGGGAGGCCGACGCGGATGCCAAGTTGGGCTCTCCGGTGGACgacgaggagcccgaggaggggcggaGGAGGGGGCCCCAGAGGGAGTGGGTGGACTGGGAGGACCTTATCCTCGAGGACACCGTGCCCCTCGTTGGCTTCGTGCGGATGATACTCCACTCCGGCAA GTACTCAAGTGGTGAGCGGTTGAGTCCTGAACATGAAAAGGCCATTCTTGAACGATTGCTTCCATATCATCCACAATATGAAAAGAAAATTGGATGCGGAATCGACTACATCACG CTAGGGTTGCATCCAGAATTCGAGAACTCAAGATGTTTGTTCATAGTTAGGACGGACGGCGAGCAGGTCGATTTTTCTTTCTGGAAGTGCATCAAGGGTCTCATACGACAAAAGTACCCCTTGTACGCGGACAGTTTCATTCTCAGACATTTCCGCAGGAGGCAAGACTATTGA
- the LOC123402599 gene encoding ferredoxin--nitrite reductase, chloroplastic, whose amino-acid sequence MASSASLQSFLPPSAHAATSSSRLRPSRARPVQCAAVSAPSSSSSSASPSASAVPSERLEPRVEQREGGYWVLKEKYRTSLNPQEKVKLGKEPMALFTEGGINDLAKLPMEQIDADKLTKEDVDVRLKWLGLFHRRKQQYGRFMMRLKLPNGVTTSEQTRYLASVIDKYGEEGCADVTTRQNWQIRGVTLPDVPEILDGLRSVGLTSLQSGMDNVRNPVGSPLAGIDPLEIVDTRPYTNLLSSYITNNSEGNLAITNLPRKWNVCVIGTHDLYEHPHINDLAYMPAEKDGKFGFNLLVGGFISPKRWGEALPLDAWVPGDDIIPVCKAVLEAFRDLGTRGNRQKTRMMWLIDELGMEAFRSEIEKRMPNGVLERAAPEDLIDKKWERRDYLGVHPQKQEGLSFVGLHVPVGRLQAADMFELARLADEYGSGELRLTVEQNIVLPNVKNEKVDALLAEPLLHKFSAHPSLLMKGLVACTGNQFCGQAIIETKARALQVTRDVEARVSVPKAVRMHWTGCPNSCAQVQVADIGFMGCLTKNSSGKIVEAADIFVGGRIGSDSHLTGVYKKAVPCEDLVPIVADLLVERFGAVPREREEDEE is encoded by the exons ATGGCGTCCTCGGCCTCCCTGCAGAGCTTCCTCCCGCCCTCGGCCCACGCGGCGACGTCGTCGTCCCGGCTCCGGCCCAGCCGCGCCCGCCCCGTCCAGTGCGCTGCCGTCTccgcgccgtcgtcgtcgtcgtcgtccgcaTCGCCGTCGGCCTCGGCCGTCCCGTCGGAGCGGCTGGAGCCGCGGGTGGAGCAGCGGGAGGGCGGCTACTGGGTGCTCAAGGAGAAGTACCGCACCAGCCTGAACCCGCAGGAGAAGGTGAAGCTGGGCAAGGAGCCCATGGCGCTCTTCACCGAGGGCGGCATCAACGACCTCGCCAAGCTGCCCATGGAGCAGATCGACGCCGACAAGCTCACCAAGGAGGACGTCGACGTGCGCCTCAAGTGGCTCGGCctcttccaccgccgcaagcagcAGT ATGGGCGGTTCATGATGCGGCTGAAGCTGCCCAACGGCGTGACGACGAGCGAGCAGACGAGGTACCTGGCGAGCGTGATCGACAAGTACGGCGAGGAGGGGTGCGCCGACGTGACAACCCGGCAGAACTGGCAGATCCGCGGCGTGACGCTGCCGGACGTGCCGGAGATCCTGGACGGGCTCCGCTCCGTTGGCCTCACCAGCCTGCAGAGCGGCATGGACAACGTGCGCAACCCCGTCGGCAGCCCGCTCGCCGGCATCGACCCCCTCGAGATCGTCGACACGCGCCCCTACAccaacctcctctcctcctacatcACCAACAACTCCGAGGGCAACCTCGCCATCACCAACCT TCCTAGGAAGTGGAACGTGTGCGTGATCGGCACACATGATCTGTACGAGCACCCGCACATCAACGACCTGGCGTACATGCCGGCCGAGAAGGACGGCAAGTTCGGGTTCAACCTGCTCGTGGGCGGGTTCATCAGCCCCAAGAGGTGGGGCGAGGCCCTGCCGCTCGACGCCTGGGTCCCCGGCGACGACATCATCCCGGTCTGCAAGGCCGTCCTCGAGGCGTTCCGCGACCTCGGCACCAGGGGCAACCGCCAGAAGACGCGCATGATGTGGCTCATCGACGAGCTC GGGATGGAGGCGTTCCGGTCGGAGATCGAGAAGAGGATGCCCAACGGCGTGCTGGAGCGCGCGGCGCCGGAGGACCTGATCGACAAGAAGTGGGAGAGGCGCGACTACCTCGGCGTGCACCCGCAGAAGCAGGAAGGGCTCTCCTTCGTCGGCCTTCACGTGCCCGTCGGCCGGCTGCAGGCCGCGGACATGTTCGAGCTGGCCCGCCTCGCCGACGAGTACGGCTCCGGCGAGCTCCGCCTCACCGTGGAGCAGAACATCGTGCTCCCCAACGTGAAGAACGAGAAGGTGGACGCCCTTCTGGCGGAGCCGCTGCTGCACAAGTTCTCGGCGCACCCGTCGCTGCTGATGAAGGGGCTGGTGGCGTGCACGGGCAACCAGTTCTGCGGGCAGGCCATCATCGAGACCAAGGCGCGGGCGCTGCAGGTGACGCGCGACGTGGAGGCGCGCGTGTCCGTGCCCAAGGCGGTGCGCATGCACTGGACGGGGTGCCCCAACAGCTGCGCGCAGGTGCAGGTGGCCGACATCGGCTTCATGGGCTGCCTCACCAAGAACAGCAGCGGCAAGATCGTCGAGGCGGCGGACATCTTCGTCGGCGGCCGCATCGGCAGCGACTCGCACCTCACCGGGGTGTACAAGAAGGCCGTGCCGTGCGAGGACCTGGTGCCCATCGTCGCCGACCTCCTGGTGGAGCGGTTCGGGGCCGTgcccagggagagggaggaggacgaggagtag